The Tolypothrix sp. NIES-4075 DNA segment GGGTGCTAGCAGTGTTAGTTTTGGCTGTGCGAGAAGATAGCGGTGTAGAATTGTTTGGCGTTGGGATTTACATGATTTTAAGTAAACGCTTTCCCCGCGCTGGACTTGCCGTGTGTACGCTCAGTTTTGGGTATATGCTGGTTCTGACTAATCTAATTATGCCGCTGTTTTCTAAAGATATTTCCCAGCGGTTTATGATGGAGCGGTTTGGGCAATATGCAAATGGTAACGAAGCTTCTACAGTACAAATTATTTGGGGGATCGTGAGCAACCCAATTAGATTGTTAGTAGAACTTGTTACACCAGTAGATAGAACAATTAAGTATTTACTTGGTCAATGGTTGCCTTTGGCATTTGTGCCTGCTGTTGCACCGGCATCTTGGGCGATCGCTGGTTTTCCCCTGCTAAAATTATTTTTGGGTAAAGGCGATTCGGTTTTAGCGATTACGATTCGTTATGCGATGACGGTAGTTCCTGGACTATTTTACGGGGCAATTCTTTGGTGGTCGCAGCATCCGAAAGCCTTTAAACCTTCATTTCGTCGCTTTTGGGTGGGTTGTATTTGTGTTTCTCTGTTTTTTAGCTTTACATCCAACCCAAATCGGACTTTTTACTTTCTGATTCCTGATTCGGTCAAGCCTTGGGTATATGTATCGCTACCCCAACAATGGCATCATGTAGGACAATTTCGTTCATTATTAGGGCAAATTCCCCCAGATGCTAGCGTGTCTGCTACTACTTATCTTGTACCGCATCTTTCCAGCCGTCGGGAAATTCTCCGCTTGCCGGCACTAGAGTTGAGAAATGATGCGCGGGAGGTGATAAACGTAGATTATGCGATCGCCGATCTGTGGCAATTACAGCAATATGCACCCGCTTTCAAAAGCGATCGCGCAGCAATGCTTGAACTTATTCAACTCATTGACCGTCTGACCACTAACCTTGAATATGGAATCATTGGTTTTGAAGATGGTGTTATCCTACTTAAAAAATCTGCCATATCAAAAGAGGAAGCAAAAGCTGCTTGGTTAGACTTTCGCAAAGAAGTGGGGAGTTGAGGAGGGGGAGCAGGGACAAGGGGAATTTTTGGAAAATATCTTCCCCAATAGTCCACCACACTAAAGAATGCCTAGTTGGTAGTAAGGACTTTAGTCCTTAAAAAGCGATAAATCGCTTACTACGAAAGAAAGCAAAGTTTCCTTGGTAGACTACTAGTCCCCATTCCTGATTGCCCAGTTATATTTTTGGATATTTGTAAATGTAAAGAATCGGGGAGTTTAATTGATGAAGATATTGGTATTAAGTTGGGAGTTTCCACCTCGCATCGTGGGAGGAATTGCGCGTCATGTGGCGGAGTTGTACCCGGAAATAGTCAAGTTAGGGCATGAAGTCCACCTGATTACGGCGGAATTTGGTCATGCACCGATGTATGAGATAGTCGATGGAGTGCATGTGCATCGCGTGCCGGTGGCTGGTGGTCACGACTTTTTCCACTGGATAGTAAACTTAAATGACAGCATGGGGCATCACGGCGGTAAGTTGATGCTAGAAGATGGTCCGTTTGATATTATCCATGCTCATGATTGGTTAGTGGGCGATGCAGCGATCGCTCTCAAGAATACCTTTAAAGTGCCGTTAATTGCTACAGTTCACGCGACGGAATTCGGGCGCTATAATGGTATTCACACTGATACCCAACATTATATTAGTAGCAAAGAAAACCTACTTGCTTTCAACGCTTGGCGGATTATCGTTTGTACCGACTACATGCGGCGAGAAGTTGAACGAGCGCTTCACAGTCCTTGGGATAAAATCGATGTTATCTACAACGGTATCCGCCCAGAAAAGAAACAACACCATCAAGATTTTCATGCCCAGGATTTTCGCCGTCAATTTGCCGACGATAATGAAAAAATTGTTTATTATGTCGGTCGCATGACTTATGAAAAAGGCGTTTCCGGATTGCTAAATGCAGCACCAAAGATACTTTCAGAAATGGGTGGTTACGTCAAGTTTGTGATTATTGGTGGTGGCAATACCGACCATCTTAAACGTCAAGCTTGGGATTTGGGAATTGCCCACAAGTGCTATTTTACCGGCTTTATGTCCGATGAATACTTAGATAAATTTCAAACTATCGCTGACTGCGCCGTTTTTCCCAGTCTTTACGAACCCTTTGGTATTGTTGCCTTAGAAAGCTTTGCCTCTCGCGTTCCGGTAGTCGTTTCTGATACTGGCGGTTTTCCTGAAGTAGTGCAACACACGAAAACGGGTATTGTTACCTGGGTTAACAATCCAGATTCTCTAGCTTGGGGAATATTAGAAGTGTTGAAAAATCCAGGTTATCGGCAATGGTTAGTTGATAACGCTTATGAGGATTTAGAAAGACGCTTTAGCTGGTCTAAAATAGGCAAGCAAACAGAAGATGTATATCAGCGGACAGTTAAAGAGCGATCGCACGTTGTATGGTAATGGGGAATGGGGAATGGGTAATGGGGAATGGGTAATGGGGAATGGGGAATGGGTAATGGGTAATAATTCTTTTTCCAGTCCAAGCTCGCATTGCGTCCCCATTGCCCAATTCACTATTACCTATTACCAATTCCCAATTCCCAATTCCTATACATTGTTTAAAATTGCGCTCAAGCTGGTCTGGATAATAGCGATCGCCTTAATATTGCCTGTTGAAGCGAAGGTAACGCCCAATTTAAAGGGCAACGCTGCCAATGTCAATCCTTCCTTGCACGGTCCCGTCTTTGATTTGGGTGGAGGTGGTTCCGATGTCGATGAAGCTATCCAGTGGATGATTAACCGAGTTAGGGGATGTACTAACTGCACCACCAAGGTTGATGTAGTTGTCCTCCGCGCTTCTGGAGATGACAGCTACAATCAGCCAATTTACGATATGAAAGGAGTGGACTCGGTGCAGACTTTCGTCATTGCCAGCCGCAAAGACGCAAACAACGCTGATATTGTCAATAAAGTTAAAAATGCCGAGGTGATTTTCTTTGCAGGTGGCGACCAGTGCAAATACATCCGCAACTGGAAAAACACCAAGCTGGAAACTGCTGTAAAGTCTGTTTACGCAAAGAAAGGCGGTATTGGGGGAACTAGTGCGGGAGCGATGATTCAAAGTGATTTTGTTTACAACGCTTGTGCAAACAGAGTTGAAACTGAAGACGCACTCGCAGATCCTTATCGAGATGTAAGCTTCACCTATAACTTTTTTTCCTGGGCAAATCTGAAGGGAACCATTGTAGACACGCACTTTGACAGACGGGAACGAATGGGTAGGATAATGGCTTTCATAGCCCGTCAAATCAAAGATGGTGTAGCTAAAAGTGCTTTGGGGATAGCAGTTAGCGAAGATACATCGGTAGTAGTCGAGAAAAACGGCAAAGCCAAAGTGATGGGTAAGGGTCCAGCATACTTTATATTAGGCGATCGCACTCCTGAAGTCTGCGAAAAGCGAACTCCTCTAACTTACTCCAACTACAAAATCTGGAAAGTTAACAGCGGTGAGACATTCAACTTGAGAAACAGACCAACAACAGGCTATTATCTCAGAAGCGTCAAAAAAGGACGAATAAATTCAAATCCATATTAGATGTAAAATCGCACAAAATCCTCAAAAAAACTCCGCGTCCCTTTGTGTTCCTCTGCGTTTAAACCTCCTCATAATTTCACCAGCTGACGCAAACCTTGCACCGTAGAAATAAAGTGTTCCCCTACCCTGTCAATCTCCTCTTGCGTATTAAATCTGCCGATCCCAAACCGCACCGATGCATAAGCTAATTGTTCCGAATGTCCCAGCGCTGTGAGAACATGAGAAGGTGCAGTTGTCGCACTAGAACAAGCAGATCCAGAAGAAACCGCCATTACAGGCTGCAATCCTAACAGCAAAGCAGCACCATCAACTTTTTCAACACTGATATTTAAATTTCCCGCCAATCGTTGGGTAGGATGTCCGTTGAGATGAATTCCTGGCAGTTGGGAAAGTTGTTTCCACAATCTTTCTCTTAATTGTGTCAAGCGATCGCATTCTATCTTTTGTTCTTCTAAACCGATTTCTACAGCTTTCCCAAATCCGACAATTTGCGGTGTATATAGTGTACCAGAACGCATTCCGCGTTCATGTCCGCCACCATGTTGTTGCGCTGCAAGTTGTACTCTGGGGTTGCGACGACGCACATATATAGCACCGATACCCTTAGGACCGTATACTTTGTGTGCAGTTAGCGACATCAAGTCAATTTTCATCGCTTGCACATCAAGAGGAATTTTGGCGATCGCTTGTGCTGCATCGGTGTGAAAAATAATTTCCTGACGATGACATAATTCACCAATTTCTGCTAACGGTTGCAAAACGCCAATTTCATTATTAGCAGCCATCACCGAAACTAAAATTGTATCACGACGTAAAGCTTTTTCTAACTCATTTAAATTAATTATCCCGTCTTTTTCAACCGGGAGAATTGTAATTTCAAAACCAAGACTTTTTAAATAATTGCAAGGGTCAATAACTGCGCTATGTTCGGTTGCAACAGTAATAATATGTTGCCCTTTTTGATAATAAGCTTCAGCAACACCTTTAATCGCTAAATTATTCGCTTCTGTCGCACCGCTGGTAAAGACAATTTCTTCCGGACTAGCGTTAATTGCTTCTGCTAAAATCTTTCGCGTTTGTTTAACAGCCGCTTCTGCTTCCCAACCGTAAACGTGACTAATACTAGAGGGATTTCCAAAGTGTTGAGTGAAGTAAGGTAGCATTGCAGCTAGTACTCTTTCATCTACAGGAGTGGTAGCGTGACAATCGAGATATATAGGGCGATGATACATAATTATTAAATCAAAATTTGACCAAAATTTTTTAATATACTCAGAACTTTGTATAATTCATTTTCGCGTTTAAACAGGGAAAACGGTTCAGACAAAGCATACTTTGGTGTATCTTGCTTAGTCAGTTTTAGGAAAATAAAATCACTACCATTCATTACTAGCCCAAAAGCAGGTCGTTCAGGGTTAGGATTAGCCAACATATAAGCTAGAACTTGAGGTATACCCATTATTAGAGAAAATCCAGCCCTTTTAGATTCGATAGTTAATAACCACAATTGTTGTTTTAAAACCAGCACATCAATACGACCTCGGAGAATTTCTCCCTCATCTTCCAAAGCAATTTGTATAGATTCTTCGGTTTCAATATCAAAAGGAAGGCGATAAAATCCTGCTAAATCTAACAAGGGAGCTAGCACTACCAGTTTTACCAATTCTTCTAATATACGGCGGCGCTTCACCAAGCTAAGATAATTCGTTTTAACTCTATCTAAAGCCTGCTTTTCTGACTCAGTAATTTCTGGCAAATTATCAAAACACTCTGTAAAAAACTCGTCACCTTCAGCTTGCTGTAGACCAAATTTTTCTTCTAAGTCAATGATGTTAACGGTTTGTGCTTGGATAACTTGAACCATAGTTGATATACGAGCTTTATTCATTATTGTATAGTGTATATTACTTCTCTAGCACCCCAATTGCAACGACGCTAAAATAGGCACAGAACAATTTTAAGGTTTGCATGACTCTCACCATCCACGATTTAGAAAGACTGCAAGAAAAGCTCAAAGAAGACCATTGCGACTATCAGTTAGAACTACAAGAGGGAAACATTGTCGTTATGAGTCCATCGGATATTGAATCGAGCGAAATTGGGGCTGAGTTTATCAGACTACTGGGTAACTGAGTTAAGCCGCGCAAACTAGGACGTATATTTGATTCTAGTGGTGGGTTTATTATGCCTAACACAGAATTGCGGACACCTGATGTTTCCTTTGTGTCAGCCCAAAGATTGAAACGCACAATCAGCGACTTTGCCCAATTAGTTCCAGATTTAGTAGTAGAAATTAAATCAAAAACAGACCGCATCCGTCCTTTGGAAGATAAAATTAAACTATTTTTGCAATTAGGGGCGCGAGTTGGGATATTAATTAATCCAGATGAATTGACTGTAACAATTTATCGCTTAAATAGTGAGGA contains these protein-coding regions:
- a CDS encoding glycosyltransferase family 4 protein, which gives rise to MKILVLSWEFPPRIVGGIARHVAELYPEIVKLGHEVHLITAEFGHAPMYEIVDGVHVHRVPVAGGHDFFHWIVNLNDSMGHHGGKLMLEDGPFDIIHAHDWLVGDAAIALKNTFKVPLIATVHATEFGRYNGIHTDTQHYISSKENLLAFNAWRIIVCTDYMRREVERALHSPWDKIDVIYNGIRPEKKQHHQDFHAQDFRRQFADDNEKIVYYVGRMTYEKGVSGLLNAAPKILSEMGGYVKFVIIGGGNTDHLKRQAWDLGIAHKCYFTGFMSDEYLDKFQTIADCAVFPSLYEPFGIVALESFASRVPVVVSDTGGFPEVVQHTKTGIVTWVNNPDSLAWGILEVLKNPGYRQWLVDNAYEDLERRFSWSKIGKQTEDVYQRTVKERSHVVW
- a CDS encoding cyanophycinase encodes the protein MYISGQLKSDRTLYGNGEWGMGNGEWVMGNGEWVMGNNSFSSPSSHCVPIAQFTITYYQFPIPNSYTLFKIALKLVWIIAIALILPVEAKVTPNLKGNAANVNPSLHGPVFDLGGGGSDVDEAIQWMINRVRGCTNCTTKVDVVVLRASGDDSYNQPIYDMKGVDSVQTFVIASRKDANNADIVNKVKNAEVIFFAGGDQCKYIRNWKNTKLETAVKSVYAKKGGIGGTSAGAMIQSDFVYNACANRVETEDALADPYRDVSFTYNFFSWANLKGTIVDTHFDRRERMGRIMAFIARQIKDGVAKSALGIAVSEDTSVVVEKNGKAKVMGKGPAYFILGDRTPEVCEKRTPLTYSNYKIWKVNSGETFNLRNRPTTGYYLRSVKKGRINSNPY
- a CDS encoding DUF2079 domain-containing protein yields the protein MLLKLHKIEKLKTSVGNSLRLVLPVAVIFFVLCLIFTLHRYYSFYASFDQGIFNQVFWNNLHGRFFQSSLSSSLSTNVVHGGEVPTVYYHRLGQHFTPALLLWLPIYALFPSPATLTVIQVTLIAAAGLVLYLLARQYLEPPLAVMITASYYAANAVIGPTLCNFHDICQTPLFMFGLLLAMEKRWWRLFWVLAVLVLAVREDSGVELFGVGIYMILSKRFPRAGLAVCTLSFGYMLVLTNLIMPLFSKDISQRFMMERFGQYANGNEASTVQIIWGIVSNPIRLLVELVTPVDRTIKYLLGQWLPLAFVPAVAPASWAIAGFPLLKLFLGKGDSVLAITIRYAMTVVPGLFYGAILWWSQHPKAFKPSFRRFWVGCICVSLFFSFTSNPNRTFYFLIPDSVKPWVYVSLPQQWHHVGQFRSLLGQIPPDASVSATTYLVPHLSSRREILRLPALELRNDAREVINVDYAIADLWQLQQYAPAFKSDRAAMLELIQLIDRLTTNLEYGIIGFEDGVILLKKSAISKEEAKAAWLDFRKEVGS
- a CDS encoding cysteine desulfurase family protein, translated to MYHRPIYLDCHATTPVDERVLAAMLPYFTQHFGNPSSISHVYGWEAEAAVKQTRKILAEAINASPEEIVFTSGATEANNLAIKGVAEAYYQKGQHIITVATEHSAVIDPCNYLKSLGFEITILPVEKDGIINLNELEKALRRDTILVSVMAANNEIGVLQPLAEIGELCHRQEIIFHTDAAQAIAKIPLDVQAMKIDLMSLTAHKVYGPKGIGAIYVRRRNPRVQLAAQQHGGGHERGMRSGTLYTPQIVGFGKAVEIGLEEQKIECDRLTQLRERLWKQLSQLPGIHLNGHPTQRLAGNLNISVEKVDGAALLLGLQPVMAVSSGSACSSATTAPSHVLTALGHSEQLAYASVRFGIGRFNTQEEIDRVGEHFISTVQGLRQLVKL
- a CDS encoding type I restriction endonuclease: MVQVIQAQTVNIIDLEEKFGLQQAEGDEFFTECFDNLPEITESEKQALDRVKTNYLSLVKRRRILEELVKLVVLAPLLDLAGFYRLPFDIETEESIQIALEDEGEILRGRIDVLVLKQQLWLLTIESKRAGFSLIMGIPQVLAYMLANPNPERPAFGLVMNGSDFIFLKLTKQDTPKYALSEPFSLFKRENELYKVLSILKNFGQILI